The following coding sequences are from one Hymenobacter sp. DG25A window:
- a CDS encoding C40 family peptidase: MRYVWLSFFVIAAFIIGVTIRNRQQAAPLALMDNEPAETVLRPAEKANRTPARSAVWKVDAPAAPVVARADSVIRFAMRQLGTNYCYAGATPETGFDCSGFVNYVFARFGVPVPHSTALLINTGREVPRRSARPGDIVVFTGTATTSTTPGHAGIVISNPGEPLRFIHSSSARKESGVKISTVEKTDYERRFMAIRRVL, translated from the coding sequence ATGCGTTATGTCTGGCTAAGCTTTTTTGTTATTGCGGCTTTCATCATTGGTGTCACAATCCGTAACCGCCAGCAGGCAGCCCCCCTGGCGCTGATGGATAACGAGCCGGCTGAAACCGTTCTGCGCCCTGCTGAAAAGGCCAACCGCACGCCGGCCCGCTCCGCGGTATGGAAAGTAGATGCTCCTGCCGCCCCCGTTGTGGCCCGTGCCGACAGCGTCATCCGGTTTGCCATGCGCCAGTTGGGCACCAACTACTGCTATGCCGGCGCCACGCCCGAAACCGGTTTTGACTGCTCCGGCTTTGTCAATTATGTTTTTGCCCGCTTCGGGGTTCCGGTGCCACACTCTACGGCCCTGCTCATTAATACCGGCCGCGAAGTGCCCCGCAGGAGTGCCCGCCCCGGCGACATTGTAGTTTTCACCGGTACGGCCACCACCTCTACTACCCCTGGCCACGCTGGCATTGTCATTTCTAACCCCGGCGAGCCGCTGCGTTTCATTCATTCCTCTTCGGCCAGAAAGGAATCCGGAGTAAAGATCAGCACGGTGGAGAAGACCGATTATGAGCGCCGCTTTATGGCCATCCGCCGCGTGCTGTAA
- a CDS encoding DUF2147 domain-containing protein — MKKALFLCLALVLGLASMASAQKLSPLGVWTNAEKKATFEIYQCGKKLCGRIVSLTVPNDPKTGKPKTDSQNPDPKLRSRPRLGLVFMQDFEYDEDNKWDDGKIYDPESGKTYSCYMKILSPNTMEVKGYIGFSLIGRSQTWTRVR, encoded by the coding sequence ATGAAAAAAGCTCTGTTTCTCTGTCTGGCCCTCGTGCTGGGACTTGCTTCCATGGCCTCCGCGCAAAAACTATCACCTCTGGGGGTGTGGACCAATGCTGAGAAGAAGGCTACGTTTGAGATTTACCAATGTGGTAAAAAGCTGTGTGGGCGTATTGTCTCGCTAACGGTGCCAAACGACCCCAAAACCGGTAAGCCCAAAACCGATTCCCAAAATCCGGACCCCAAGCTCCGGTCACGCCCCCGCTTAGGCCTGGTCTTCATGCAGGACTTTGAGTACGATGAAGATAACAAGTGGGACGATGGTAAAATCTATGATCCGGAGAGCGGCAAAACCTACTCCTGCTACATGAAAATACTCAGCCCGAACACCATGGAAGTAAAAGGCTACATCGGCTTTTCGCTGATTGGTCGCTCCCAGACCTGGACCCGGGTACGCTAG
- a CDS encoding M1 family aminopeptidase, which yields MMKRLVGAWAACFISFLSQAQQPSAALLSAADQCAAARTQYARARPATTVGHREKMDRYDVNYYKLDLALENNSRQVSGSAWLRARAGRQPLDSVAFELFETYTIDSVLVNGQKSPGLHRRSGDVTAKLPQPVAAGQLFDMVVYYQGTAPNGGSAAIGNALDTSVEPSTGISVTWSLSEPFHAYEWFPCKQVLTDKADSSDVWVTTARQNKVGSNGLLERITPLPNDKHRYEWKSRYPIAYYLISVAVAPYLEYTTSVTLVNGPTIPIVNYLYNQAALNTFQTEIDRTPVFINNFSQLVGPYPFAREKYGHAMAPIGGGMEHQTMTTQSSFTFNLTAHELFHQWFGDNVTCASWTDIWLNEGFASYGEYLSQAKFNPGGERGWMDEAHRRVMFDNNKQVIPGGSVQVLDTTNVSRIFSSRLTYKKGAAVVHMLRYLLHDDTKFFAALRMYQATYSGGTARTRDLQRIFEAAAGTSLDYFFQQWFVGEGFPTFKVQWSQQGNNVQLQTTETASMPSVTSFFRTELDYRIITTTGAQTVRLWQNEPLMLAVVPVTGTVLSVELDPDQWVLNNVEISQRTEPIVLPEVAAYPNPCAEYLELAYLPEPSAVAEVRDALGRKVQEQNILGTPGQLNTSSLASGLYHLQLTFPSGEVRRLRFVRR from the coding sequence ATGATGAAGAGGCTAGTGGGGGCTTGGGCAGCCTGTTTTATCAGTTTTCTGAGCCAGGCACAACAGCCCTCGGCCGCACTGCTTTCTGCCGCTGACCAATGCGCCGCCGCGCGCACCCAGTATGCCCGGGCGCGGCCGGCTACCACGGTGGGCCACCGGGAAAAAATGGACCGGTACGATGTTAACTACTACAAGCTGGACCTGGCCCTGGAGAATAATTCCCGGCAGGTGAGCGGCTCGGCGTGGTTGCGGGCGCGGGCCGGCCGGCAGCCCCTGGATTCGGTAGCCTTCGAGCTGTTTGAAACCTATACCATAGACTCTGTGCTGGTGAACGGGCAAAAAAGCCCCGGCCTGCACCGCCGCTCCGGCGACGTAACTGCCAAACTCCCGCAGCCCGTAGCTGCCGGTCAGCTGTTTGATATGGTGGTTTACTATCAGGGCACTGCTCCCAACGGTGGCTCGGCGGCCATTGGCAATGCTCTGGATACTAGTGTGGAGCCAAGCACCGGCATAAGTGTGACGTGGAGCCTGAGCGAGCCTTTCCACGCCTACGAGTGGTTTCCCTGCAAGCAGGTTCTCACCGATAAAGCTGATTCCTCGGATGTTTGGGTTACTACCGCGCGCCAGAATAAAGTTGGCTCCAACGGGCTGTTGGAGCGCATCACGCCGCTTCCCAACGATAAGCACCGTTATGAGTGGAAGTCGCGCTACCCCATAGCTTACTACCTCATTTCCGTGGCCGTGGCCCCATATCTGGAATATACCACCAGCGTAACCTTAGTGAATGGTCCTACTATTCCTATTGTCAATTATCTCTATAACCAGGCAGCTTTAAATACATTCCAAACAGAAATTGACCGCACCCCGGTCTTTATCAATAATTTCTCCCAGCTGGTGGGACCTTATCCGTTTGCCCGCGAGAAATACGGCCACGCCATGGCGCCCATCGGTGGCGGAATGGAGCACCAGACGATGACCACTCAGAGTAGCTTCACTTTCAACCTCACAGCCCACGAGCTGTTCCACCAGTGGTTTGGTGATAATGTTACCTGTGCTTCCTGGACGGATATCTGGCTGAATGAGGGCTTTGCTTCCTATGGCGAATACCTGTCCCAGGCTAAATTTAATCCGGGAGGAGAGCGGGGGTGGATGGATGAGGCCCACCGGCGCGTGATGTTCGACAACAATAAGCAGGTTATTCCGGGCGGCTCCGTGCAGGTGCTGGATACCACCAATGTAAGCCGCATCTTCAGCTCCCGGCTCACCTACAAAAAAGGAGCAGCGGTAGTGCATATGCTGCGCTACCTGCTGCATGATGACACTAAGTTTTTTGCTGCCCTGCGCATGTACCAGGCAACCTACTCGGGCGGCACGGCCCGCACCCGGGACCTGCAGCGCATTTTTGAAGCCGCCGCCGGCACCTCTCTTGATTACTTTTTTCAGCAGTGGTTTGTGGGCGAAGGCTTTCCCACGTTTAAAGTGCAGTGGAGTCAGCAAGGCAACAATGTGCAGCTACAGACCACCGAAACTGCTTCCATGCCCAGCGTAACGTCCTTTTTTCGGACCGAGTTGGATTACCGCATCATCACCACTACCGGCGCCCAAACCGTGCGGCTCTGGCAGAACGAGCCCCTCATGCTGGCTGTCGTGCCCGTAACCGGAACCGTGCTCAGCGTGGAGCTGGACCCGGACCAATGGGTACTCAACAACGTGGAAATCAGCCAGCGCACAGAACCCATTGTATTGCCGGAGGTAGCCGCCTATCCCAATCCCTGCGCTGAGTATCTGGAGCTGGCTTATTTACCGGAACCCAGCGCTGTAGCCGAAGTGCGCGACGCCCTTGGGCGCAAGGTGCAGGAGCAAAATATTTTAGGTACACCTGGGCAGCTTAACACTAGCTCCTTGGCCTCGGGCCTTTATCATCTCCAGCTTACTTTCCCCTCCGGCGAAGTACGCCGCTTGCGCTTCGTACGCCGGTAA
- a CDS encoding heme-copper oxidase subunit III yields MNSDKERKDKVGAGRPTSTFTRMERVPPLLMLLYLGMAGIGVLFLILLGAYIHTRVQSGLPTGLYSFPRFFSLSTIVLLSSSYTLGQAARLYREDDIRNLARCLGATFILGLIFAGLQVMGWRELMNQGVYFRGDASGTYVYLISALHVAHLLAGMLFMSGLFLRVLHISRDGVRTLLFIRNPYRRMQLRMLSMYWHFMGVLWVLMFTVFLFFY; encoded by the coding sequence ATGAACTCCGATAAAGAACGCAAAGACAAGGTAGGAGCAGGCCGGCCCACCTCCACCTTTACCCGCATGGAGCGGGTACCGCCCCTCCTGATGCTCCTGTACCTGGGCATGGCGGGAATCGGGGTTTTGTTTTTGATTTTACTGGGGGCCTACATCCATACCCGCGTGCAGAGCGGGCTGCCCACCGGGCTGTACAGCTTCCCGCGCTTTTTCTCCCTAAGCACCATTGTGCTGCTTAGCAGCAGCTACACTCTGGGGCAGGCCGCCCGCCTATACCGCGAAGACGATATCCGTAATCTGGCGCGCTGCCTGGGGGCCACGTTTATCCTGGGGCTCATTTTTGCCGGCTTGCAGGTAATGGGCTGGCGCGAGCTGATGAACCAGGGGGTTTACTTCCGGGGCGATGCCAGCGGCACGTATGTTTACCTGATTTCGGCCCTTCACGTAGCGCACCTGCTGGCCGGCATGCTCTTTATGTCGGGCCTCTTTCTGCGGGTGCTGCATATTTCCAGGGATGGGGTTCGCACGCTGCTCTTCATCCGCAACCCTTACCGGCGCATGCAATTGCGCATGCTCAGTATGTACTGGCACTTCATGGGTGTTTTGTGGGTGCTCATGTTTACCGTGTTCCTGTTCTTTTATTAG
- the ligA gene encoding NAD-dependent DNA ligase LigA: protein MSDFSAIQLQIKILTERLHHLNYQYYQRDVSEVSDQEFDQMLADLQQLEKQYPALALPNSPTQRVGGTITKQFPTAVHKHPMLSLGNTYSEADLRDFDERVRRGLEGSDVTYVCELKFDGIAMSLTYTDGQLSQGVTRGDGTRGDVVTSNVRTIKNLPLHLQPAPNQPKEFEVRGEIFMPLPVFEELNAEREANGEALLANPRNAASGALKLQNSALVAARRLRFYAYNFLSNHRDFPTHSAALEAMQSWGLPVSDTWRRCSSIEEVLAFIHQWEKQRFSLPVATDGIVIKVDDLRQQEMLGYTAKSPRWAIAYKYPPEAARTRLNQIQYQIGRTGAVTPVALLNPVPLAGTVVKRASVHNANQIAALDLRLGDMVFVEKGGEIIPKITGVDLSARPADSVPIVYPTECPACGTRLIRPEGEAHFRCPNERGCPPQRKAKLEHFVSRKALNIDGLGAETVSRLFDLGLVTDAASLYDLPAHATELAHLERMGEKSVQRLLTGLEQSKTVPFDRVLFGLGIRYVGETVAEKLAAHYRSIEAIAAASVLDLAAVPEVGGVIAESVAAWFQEADNRHLIERLRAAGVQLALTGEAPQAKSNRLEGLTFVLSGVFERYSRDELQQLIQQHGGKLTGSISKKLSYLVAGDKMGPAKREKATELKVPIISENDLLAMLPDEEAEAAEVPALPTTAEPTLPASSSPAKGTGMQGSLF, encoded by the coding sequence ATGTCCGATTTCAGCGCTATCCAGCTTCAGATAAAAATCCTTACCGAACGCCTGCATCATCTCAACTACCAGTATTACCAGCGGGATGTTTCGGAGGTATCGGATCAGGAGTTCGACCAGATGCTGGCCGATCTGCAGCAGCTGGAAAAGCAATACCCCGCGCTGGCCCTGCCTAACTCCCCCACCCAGCGTGTGGGCGGCACTATTACCAAGCAGTTTCCTACGGCCGTGCATAAGCACCCCATGCTGTCGTTGGGCAACACGTATTCGGAGGCCGACCTGCGTGATTTTGATGAGCGGGTACGCCGGGGCCTGGAAGGCTCCGATGTGACGTATGTCTGCGAGCTGAAGTTTGATGGCATCGCCATGAGCCTGACGTATACTGATGGGCAGCTCAGCCAGGGCGTAACCCGCGGCGACGGTACCCGCGGCGACGTGGTGACCAGCAATGTGCGCACCATCAAAAACCTGCCGCTGCATCTGCAGCCAGCCCCAAATCAGCCGAAGGAATTTGAGGTACGGGGGGAGATATTTATGCCCCTGCCGGTATTTGAGGAGCTGAACGCCGAGCGGGAAGCCAACGGCGAAGCCCTGCTGGCCAACCCCCGCAACGCCGCCAGCGGTGCGCTGAAGCTCCAAAACTCAGCGCTGGTAGCCGCCCGCCGGCTGCGCTTTTACGCCTACAACTTCCTCAGCAACCACCGGGACTTTCCCACCCACAGCGCGGCCCTGGAGGCCATGCAAAGCTGGGGCCTGCCCGTATCCGACACTTGGCGGCGCTGCTCTTCCATAGAAGAAGTGCTGGCGTTTATTCATCAGTGGGAAAAGCAGCGTTTTTCCTTGCCGGTGGCTACCGATGGCATTGTGATAAAAGTGGACGATCTGCGCCAGCAGGAAATGTTGGGCTACACGGCCAAAAGCCCCCGCTGGGCCATTGCCTATAAATATCCCCCCGAGGCGGCCCGCACGCGCTTAAACCAAATTCAGTATCAGATTGGCCGCACGGGCGCTGTTACCCCGGTGGCCCTGCTGAACCCCGTACCGCTGGCCGGAACCGTGGTAAAGAGGGCCTCGGTGCACAATGCCAACCAGATAGCCGCCCTTGACCTGCGCCTGGGCGACATGGTTTTTGTGGAGAAAGGCGGCGAAATCATTCCCAAGATTACGGGCGTAGACCTTTCTGCCCGCCCCGCCGACAGCGTGCCCATTGTGTACCCCACGGAATGCCCCGCCTGCGGCACGCGCCTGATCCGGCCCGAAGGGGAAGCGCATTTCCGCTGCCCCAATGAGCGCGGCTGCCCGCCCCAGCGCAAAGCCAAGCTGGAGCACTTTGTATCGCGCAAGGCGCTGAATATTGATGGGCTGGGCGCGGAAACCGTCAGCCGCCTGTTTGACCTGGGCCTGGTGACGGATGCCGCCAGCCTCTACGACCTTCCTGCCCATGCCACCGAGTTGGCCCACTTGGAGCGTATGGGGGAGAAATCGGTACAACGCCTGCTCACGGGCCTGGAGCAAAGCAAAACGGTGCCTTTTGATCGGGTGCTGTTTGGATTGGGCATCCGCTACGTAGGCGAAACCGTGGCTGAAAAGCTTGCCGCGCATTACCGCTCTATTGAAGCCATTGCCGCTGCTTCCGTGCTGGATCTGGCGGCCGTGCCGGAAGTGGGCGGCGTAATTGCCGAATCAGTGGCGGCGTGGTTTCAGGAGGCCGATAACCGCCACCTGATTGAGCGCCTGCGCGCGGCCGGCGTGCAGCTGGCCCTCACCGGCGAAGCCCCCCAGGCTAAAAGCAACCGGCTGGAAGGCCTCACCTTTGTGTTATCGGGTGTTTTTGAGCGTTACAGCCGCGACGAGCTGCAGCAGCTTATTCAGCAGCACGGCGGCAAGCTGACGGGCTCCATCTCCAAAAAGCTGAGCTACCTGGTAGCCGGCGACAAAATGGGCCCGGCCAAGCGCGAGAAAGCCACCGAGCTGAAAGTACCCATCATCAGCGAAAACGACCTGCTGGCCATGCTGCCCGATGAGGAAGCTGAGGCGGCGGAAGTGCCTGCCCTGCCAACCACCGCTGAGCCGACTTTGCCCGCATCTTCTTCGCCGGCAAAAGGCACCGGCATGCAAGGCAGTTTGTTTTAA
- a CDS encoding rhodanese-like domain-containing protein has product MRTSLSHKLLLLLLPAGFVFGSVLAQGTLPPPADIAPRAAVKLVKKHKVKVLDVRTPEEFNAGHVRGAQNLDVKSPDFVNQLAQLDTAQTYLVYCASGNRSSKASILMREHGLRHVVNAGAYPKLKEAGAKTE; this is encoded by the coding sequence ATGCGCACCTCCCTTTCGCACAAACTGCTGCTTTTGCTCCTGCCGGCGGGCTTTGTTTTTGGGTCCGTACTGGCTCAGGGCACGTTGCCGCCCCCGGCTGATATTGCACCCCGAGCAGCCGTGAAGCTGGTGAAAAAGCATAAAGTAAAGGTGCTGGATGTGCGCACCCCCGAGGAGTTCAATGCCGGCCACGTGCGGGGGGCGCAGAACCTGGATGTGAAGTCGCCGGATTTTGTAAACCAGTTGGCGCAGCTGGATACGGCGCAAACCTATCTGGTGTATTGCGCCAGCGGAAACCGCAGCAGCAAGGCATCTATTCTGATGCGGGAGCATGGGTTGCGCCACGTAGTAAATGCCGGGGCGTATCCTAAACTGAAAGAAGCCGGCGCGAAAACGGAGTAA
- a CDS encoding glycoside hydrolase family 2 TIM barrel-domain containing protein — MLPLDACQRTSASSEANMARGVPAGVIPVQVVQQQGQAQLLRGGKPYYIKGAAGLQYYEAIRQAGGNSVRLWTTDFADTLMDAAQQNNLSVMLGIWLEREQEGFDYYDEQQVLRQREYVRKQVLRYRRHPALLMWNLGNEMDLNAKNPKVYEAINDLAEIVHELDPYHPVTTTLSGNLGMIRNVKAWCPAIDILSVNAFGSLEVLPEDLRGYGWTKPYIVSEYGGLGYWESPATTWMAPLEQSSTNRAENLRKAYVGTIQAARAQCIGAYAFYWGQKFEFTNTWFGLFTPEGEKTAMVDVLQELWSGHKPANTSPRLEWLVLNKQQDSSSVSIPVGSRVMAYVGATDAEGDALTARWEIRPDKQINERYEERSTPTEPLPNAIRQATGLQAEVIAPRTPGYYRLSVIVSDGKGSAAMANLPFMVTARPCPRVVASLR; from the coding sequence ATGCTGCCACTAGATGCCTGCCAGCGTACGTCGGCTTCCTCAGAAGCCAACATGGCGCGGGGAGTCCCGGCAGGGGTGATTCCCGTGCAGGTGGTACAGCAGCAAGGCCAGGCGCAGCTACTCCGGGGCGGCAAACCCTATTATATAAAAGGGGCCGCCGGCCTGCAGTACTACGAGGCGATCCGGCAGGCCGGGGGAAATTCCGTGCGGCTCTGGACCACGGATTTTGCCGATACTTTAATGGACGCCGCGCAGCAGAATAACCTTTCCGTTATGCTGGGCATCTGGCTGGAGCGGGAGCAGGAAGGGTTTGATTACTATGATGAGCAGCAGGTGCTGCGCCAGCGCGAGTACGTGCGCAAGCAGGTTCTGCGGTATCGTCGGCATCCGGCCCTGCTCATGTGGAACCTGGGCAATGAAATGGATCTGAATGCCAAGAACCCGAAGGTTTATGAGGCCATCAACGACCTAGCCGAAATTGTGCATGAGCTGGATCCTTACCACCCGGTAACGACCACGCTTTCCGGCAACCTAGGCATGATCCGGAACGTGAAGGCCTGGTGCCCGGCTATTGATATCCTTTCCGTGAATGCCTTTGGCAGCCTGGAAGTACTGCCCGAGGATTTGCGCGGCTATGGCTGGACCAAGCCCTACATTGTATCAGAGTATGGCGGTTTGGGCTACTGGGAATCACCGGCCACCACCTGGATGGCCCCGCTGGAGCAATCCAGCACCAACAGAGCCGAAAACCTGCGCAAAGCCTACGTGGGCACTATTCAGGCGGCCCGCGCTCAGTGCATTGGCGCCTACGCGTTTTACTGGGGGCAGAAGTTTGAGTTCACCAACACCTGGTTTGGCTTGTTCACGCCGGAAGGCGAAAAAACAGCTATGGTGGATGTGCTGCAGGAATTATGGTCTGGCCATAAACCGGCCAACACCTCCCCTCGGCTGGAGTGGCTGGTGCTGAACAAGCAGCAGGATTCTAGCAGTGTAAGCATCCCGGTGGGTTCCCGGGTCATGGCTTACGTAGGCGCCACCGATGCGGAAGGAGACGCACTTACGGCCCGCTGGGAAATACGACCAGATAAGCAAATCAATGAGCGGTACGAGGAGCGAAGTACGCCTACAGAGCCGCTGCCCAATGCAATCCGCCAAGCTACCGGGCTGCAGGCCGAGGTTATTGCTCCGCGCACCCCGGGTTATTACCGGCTTAGCGTCATCGTTTCCGATGGCAAAGGCAGCGCCGCCATGGCCAACCTGCCGTTTATGGTTACAGCCCGGCCGTGCCCCAGGGTGGTAGCCAGCCTTCGGTAA
- a CDS encoding glycosyltransferase, producing the protein MLDLSSTAPIAQAASAPESASQIQYRLVAGTRQMRWLVFLGVLCLGQFVYWFANPDHIGYAPLFWLLVFSVGFKLLRLGHEWYHYVNVREPILPPAPARKRTVDVLTTACPGEPRDMIVHTLEAMQAITYPHTSYLCDEGNDPYLRQVCELLGVVHVTRKVKVDAKAGNINNALRQATGEFCVVLDPDHAPTPDFLDKVMAYFENPEIGFVQVVQAYGNQQESLVARGAAEQTYHFYGPLMMGMNSYGTAQAIGANCTFRRAALDSIGGHAAGLTEDMHTAMRLHAQGWKSVYAPVVVSRGLAPSTLGAYYSQQLKWSRGCFDLLFHVYPRLFSRFTWRQRLHYFTLPFYFLSGIVALIDLFVPLAGLWLSKFPWHVSIASFVAHMMPLMGVSLLIRLSAQRWLREPHEAGLHLTGGLLRVGTWWIYSLGFLYTLLNVKVPYIPTPKEGEERNEWRIALPNILMLVASLALAGYGLRLMHDAYGWMLAGLAALNAGIMISAVLMGQQALLRKLKTLLDTRRPARAISWRVQQLYAWIHLSLLPSFSRVAVPLALFLVFLGVAGQWKVASWMLQRQRYNSELWLLTGDDQVRTGHILSAPADPTTLASYYSFVPKTLIQGDFPLATEIIGLDFPASAFPTVSPQQLASYLRAGQMPMLSWAVPEGALKDTAWLAKVRVLSRFPRPLMFRPQIQAHSARGYRRAWQKLVDGLRQAGVEKTIWVWTPPASDSLAAYYPGIASVDWLCIDGTPVSGAKRPTATYASFRHQVATRAEFHQTPVMVILPASAIEMPASQIERLTYRYPEIKAVVFGKKLPNTTAPLEQKASLSRPTRVDKRLASVRVTPF; encoded by the coding sequence ATGCTCGACCTTTCCTCCACCGCACCTATTGCTCAAGCTGCCTCTGCCCCAGAATCAGCCAGCCAGATTCAGTACCGGCTGGTGGCGGGCACGCGCCAAATGCGCTGGCTGGTTTTCCTGGGCGTACTCTGCCTGGGGCAGTTTGTGTACTGGTTTGCTAACCCCGACCACATAGGCTACGCCCCGCTTTTTTGGCTATTGGTGTTCTCCGTTGGCTTTAAGCTGCTGCGGCTGGGGCATGAGTGGTACCACTATGTAAACGTGCGGGAGCCCATTTTACCGCCTGCTCCGGCCCGTAAGCGCACTGTGGATGTTCTAACAACCGCCTGCCCCGGCGAGCCGCGGGACATGATTGTGCATACGCTGGAAGCCATGCAGGCCATTACCTACCCGCACACCAGCTACCTCTGCGACGAAGGCAACGACCCCTACCTGCGCCAGGTATGCGAGCTGCTGGGCGTGGTGCACGTTACGCGGAAGGTGAAAGTAGATGCCAAGGCCGGCAACATCAATAACGCCCTGCGCCAGGCCACCGGGGAGTTTTGCGTGGTACTGGACCCCGACCATGCCCCCACCCCCGATTTTCTGGACAAGGTGATGGCCTATTTTGAGAATCCGGAAATTGGCTTTGTGCAGGTGGTGCAGGCCTACGGCAATCAGCAGGAAAGCCTGGTAGCGCGGGGCGCGGCCGAGCAGACCTACCATTTCTACGGGCCCCTGATGATGGGCATGAACAGCTACGGCACGGCCCAGGCCATTGGCGCTAACTGCACCTTCCGGCGCGCAGCCCTGGATTCCATCGGTGGTCACGCCGCCGGGCTGACCGAGGACATGCACACGGCCATGCGCCTGCATGCCCAGGGCTGGAAATCAGTGTATGCCCCGGTGGTAGTAAGCCGGGGATTAGCGCCTTCCACGCTGGGCGCTTACTACTCCCAGCAGCTGAAATGGTCGAGGGGTTGCTTTGACTTGCTTTTTCACGTATACCCGCGCCTGTTTTCCCGCTTTACCTGGAGGCAGCGGCTGCACTACTTCACCCTGCCTTTCTATTTTCTGTCCGGCATTGTAGCCCTCATCGACTTATTTGTGCCCTTGGCTGGGCTCTGGCTAAGCAAATTCCCCTGGCACGTATCCATTGCCAGCTTTGTGGCGCACATGATGCCCCTGATGGGCGTTAGCCTGCTTATCCGGCTCTCGGCGCAGCGCTGGCTGCGGGAGCCGCACGAAGCGGGCCTGCACCTCACCGGGGGCCTGCTGCGGGTAGGCACCTGGTGGATTTATTCGCTGGGATTTCTGTACACGCTGCTTAATGTAAAAGTACCCTACATTCCCACCCCCAAAGAGGGGGAAGAGCGCAACGAATGGCGCATAGCCCTGCCTAACATTCTGATGCTGGTAGCCTCCCTGGCCCTAGCAGGCTATGGGCTGCGCCTGATGCACGATGCCTATGGCTGGATGCTGGCGGGCCTGGCCGCCCTGAACGCGGGCATCATGATTTCGGCCGTTCTAATGGGCCAGCAGGCACTGCTCAGGAAGCTGAAAACCCTTTTAGATACCAGGCGGCCGGCCCGGGCTATTTCCTGGCGCGTGCAGCAGCTATACGCCTGGATTCACCTGAGCCTGTTGCCGTCGTTCAGCAGGGTAGCGGTTCCGCTGGCCTTGTTTCTGGTATTTTTGGGAGTTGCCGGGCAGTGGAAAGTGGCCAGCTGGATGCTCCAGCGCCAGCGCTATAACAGTGAGCTGTGGCTGCTTACGGGTGATGACCAGGTACGCACCGGCCATATACTAAGCGCCCCCGCAGACCCGACCACGCTGGCCAGCTACTATTCCTTTGTGCCTAAGACCTTAATCCAGGGAGATTTCCCTTTGGCTACGGAAATAATTGGCCTCGATTTTCCGGCCTCGGCTTTTCCTACTGTTTCTCCTCAACAGCTTGCCAGCTACCTGCGGGCCGGCCAAATGCCCATGCTCAGCTGGGCAGTGCCCGAGGGGGCCCTGAAGGATACAGCCTGGCTGGCGAAAGTGCGGGTGTTGTCCCGCTTCCCCCGCCCGCTGATGTTCCGCCCCCAGATTCAGGCCCATAGTGCCCGGGGCTACCGCCGGGCCTGGCAAAAGCTGGTGGATGGGCTGCGGCAAGCCGGCGTGGAGAAAACCATATGGGTCTGGACGCCCCCCGCCTCCGATTCGCTGGCGGCCTATTACCCGGGCATTGCTTCCGTTGACTGGCTTTGCATTGATGGCACCCCGGTAAGCGGTGCTAAGCGCCCCACGGCTACCTATGCCTCTTTCCGGCACCAGGTAGCCACCCGCGCCGAGTTTCACCAGACGCCGGTGATGGTGATTCTGCCAGCCTCCGCCATTGAAATGCCCGCCAGCCAGATTGAGCGGCTCACGTACCGGTACCCTGAAATAAAAGCAGTGGTATTCGGCAAGAAATTGCCCAATACCACTGCTCCCTTAGAACAGAAAGCCAGCTTAAGCCGCCCTACCCGGGTAGATAAGCGCCTGGCCAGTGTTCGTGTTACTCCGTTTTAA